In the genome of Panulirus ornatus isolate Po-2019 chromosome 7, ASM3632096v1, whole genome shotgun sequence, the window AATTATTACTGTGAACAACACCCATGAATGCTATTATTTTTTGATGAGATTGTTTATTGTTGATTTCACATTTCagttatatgaatatgattaACATCAACAATTTTGAAGCACATAAAAAAGTTTTTGCTTTTAACTCTGTTGATTAGAAAGACATATCACACTTTCTTAGAGTGAGTTTAATAAAAAAGTGAGAGACAGAAATGAGGAGAATTTAAGATTTAAGATGACTTAGATTTCTTTTGATAGGAAGACGGTATACAGACTAACCACACTACTGTTTAATGCCAGGTCATCTTAAGCTGCAAATATTCTTGAGATATTGTCTTTCTTAGGTGCTCCCTTTCCAACAGCTTTTCATTTGATATTttcatgaagaaagaaaaagatttttcaaAAGCAGAGGCTGTATTTGCAATAGTATATTGTTCATATGGCAGTGGTGGCCAATGTAACTTTAAGACCAAGATGAATAATTTTGAATTTTTAACTGTTTTGTTTAGCACGAACAGAATGTTGTTCCCAGTGtgtttatattttatcatatgcTTAAAGTTGACTTTGTGAATAACATATTCCTTCATTATAGGCTTTGTTGTTGCTTACCTGCTCAGTTTTTCATATATTGTTTAGTGCTGCAGAAAAGTTAGTGTGAGGCCTGTTTTAAGCTTCAGGTTGGCCACAGTCTAATTTCTGTTATTATCCATTGTGAGGTCTGTCACAGTAAACACAtagtatttttcattttatttgtgGGGGGAAATGAATCATGTGAATCATGTGCTGTTGGTAAAGTGGTTGTAATCTGTCACCAGTAAGTGCCTGTTAACCACTTGAAAGGTTTGCTCTATGCTCCTTCTCTGGATCATTACTGGTAATAAGTGCCTTGTCTTTCACTGTTATCCTGCTTTTATGTTGGATTAACTTTAGGTTGTACTGCAGCTCTGTGCTTCAGTTTAATTTGCATCATTCTCCAATAACATTGACATAGTCTGTGATTATGCAGCACTTTTGTTTTTTATTCCTGTGTTGGATTCTTTCCTATATACGTTTTTGGCTTATTTGTTTTAGTGATGTAGTGTCAGAAGCAGATAAACAATGACTTCATATGCACACACCCCATCTCAAGTGGTCATATATATCAAAACCAGAGTCCAacatccacagccaggcctcacagTACTACAGTACTATTAGGCTGACCATTCCATATACCTTGGTTCATCCCATTAACCAGTTGTTTATGACATACAGCATTATACAAATAGCTTCAGTAGAATCTAGAGAAAGGATAATGTGCACTTCTATACTATAAGTTTTAATGTGAGATTTGAGTTCACTTTGTCTGCTTCCCACTTCAatgaagaagtttttttttttatttggcatTGACCTACATacattacaagaaaaaaaatctttatttttttcttcttatgtaATAAAGTGGCTTATGCATAACTTATACCACACATAGGACATATGCGTATTCCATACAtgttacacctttctcttaaatACTCTTTCATTCTGCTGCATATTTACTTAAATTGTGTAAAACGTGCAGGGGTCTGGTTTTCTTTTCAGGTGATGAAAGTAGTAAATGAGGTGTATCATCACTATAACAGGCACCAGTTTCCATGTGTTGTGCTAAATATACAATTAAAGGAGGATGATGTAGACATCAACGTTACACCTGATAAGCGACAGATTCTTGTCAACAATGAAAAACTTTTATTAGCTACCATTAAGGTTTGTAACAGAGTAGTACTAAGATTTTTGCCCTTATATAAGATTTATATGACTGTCTCCTTTTATGAAGTTGAGAATATTGCCATttgattttaaatttttttttgtatagatagatgggaagcggaagtgaatcatagggtgggggagggggtgaaaattctgggagccttgaagaatgtttggaagtcgagaacattatcttggaaagcaaaaatgggcatgtttgaaggaatagtggttcaaacaatgttgtatggttgcgaggtgtgggctatggatagagttgtgcagaggagggtggatgtgctggaaatgagatgtttgaggacaatatgtggtgtgaggtggtttgatcgagtaagtaatgtaagggtaagagagatgtgtagaaataaaaagagtgtggttgagagagcagaagggggtgttttgaaatggtttggtcacatggagagaatgagtgaggaaagattgaccaagaggatatatatgtgtcagaggtggagggaacgaggagaagtgggagaccaaattgaggtggaaagatggagtgaaaaagattttaagtgatcggggcctgaacatgcaggagggtgaaaggcatgcaaggaatagagtgaattggaacgatgtggtataccggggtcgacgtgctgtcaatggattgaaccagggcatgtgaagcatctggggtaaaccaaggaaagttgtgtggggcctggatgtggaaagtgagctgtggtttcggtgcattattacatgacagctagagactgagtgtgaacgaatggggcctttggtgtcttttcctagcgctacctcgcacacatgagggggggagggggttgttattccatgtgtggcgaggtggcgatgggaacaaataaaggcagacagtatgaattatatacatgtgtatataggtatatgtctgtgtgtgtatatatatatgtgtacattgagatgtataggtatatatatttgcatgtgtggatgtgtatgtatatacatgtgtatgtgggtgggttgggccattctttcgtctgtttccttgcgctaccttgctaacgtgggagacagcgacaaagcaaaataaaaaaaaattaatataagatgggattgcagttgagtttcttaagaaagggtgACAGAGTTAGTAATTGGTTAATCAGGCTTTTCAATATTTTTTGCCCCAAGGTacctgcctgaggattggcagattgtgTTTATAGTGCCCTTATATAAAGGctagggggacaaaagtgaatgctcaaattatgcATGATAATTTGCATGGTAGAGTGGCGagtaagagggtggtggcatgcacgaAATATCTGACTGGagaggagcagcatggtttcGAGGGAGGTAAAGGATGCTTAGACAAGGCATTTACCTTGAAGAATTCACTTTAGAAATACTgggagaaagagagtgaattgaatgtagcatttatggatatggagaaagcacatgacaaaTGGTCCTTGTGAAAAATGCCATAACAAAACTACACAGGCATTCCAtagtcctgaggcacctcaccttgaggcatatatattttgaaaattttgactaaccaatcaacacatTTTCTACTGcgatcccatccacttcagctgctttgccatacttcatcttatgcaaggctttcaccaccacttttcACCAATTCACCAAAGCATTTGCCATGACTGTCTTGCTCTacatacctccacatcccaaacaccctatatcatatACCCTATCAAAACATTCACACCATCTTCTCTTTACTACTTGTTTGCATGCTGCCACTTTCCATTTCTCACTGATGCCCCCTTTTATTCACCCTTAATTTTATTCGCCACGTCCATGAACACTTTTGTATTCTTCCAATCGTCtgccaatactctctcaccccatctctaatTTACTATCTTTTTCATCCTTGTTCAATCTGCTGTATcatgtacatttcccaatcactgACTCCTTCCCTACAGGTCCTGCCTATACACCTCTCTTCCTTTTGCTAACCATTGaaattcctcatcccaccacccatTCTCAAGTGCCTACATTCCACACACCTCATTTACACATGTAAACAGTACTTCCTTAGATATCTGCCATTTCTTGCCCACTCCCTTAGTTTTGTTTCCACTCATTTTATGCTATTCTTCTTACTTAAGTCCCAATTATTTTCTCTTTATAGTCTTATACTTTTTTCTTACCTTGATAGGTTGTGCTGTATATGAGTAGCAATataattacaggtacaccaccgaatttccggcaactgatagtttggcacctcctttagtccagacaaaattatgtgagggaacttgaaattaccatggccatGAGACTAggttactgggcggccacagatggcattgagTGTaaggcacgcttatttacattttttacacTGCACCTGTTGGTgttgatactgcaattctgtgagattcttggcTTATTTTGCTTGAATTTAACCCTAGTTAcagcttctaagacatatgagagtgtcagtcatggtatcaaatgtaaacaccagtccatattgatccaagataaagtagaactgttgaaaaaatgaatagtggtgttttggtgcataagctgtgtgacatcaacagtattggttcatcaactttttatgatataaagaagcaaagggagaaaatgttgAACTTCTATGCAgatgattccaagaagcaaatgacgattataaaaactatgaaagatggtaagagtactgagcacaatcgagtgatgatggaatggtttcgacagcatatGATtggtggagtggacttgtcagataGCATGATTATGGACCAGGCTggtgttccataaagaacttaaattacagcatgagcatgactgtagtgaaggatggcttcaaagattcaagaaacatcatagaatttccatgaataaagtgtgtggagaaaagcggtctgcaaaccacgaaggagttgctgagtatgtggacgaatttgtgaaactcatagctgatgagcacctccaTCCTGAACAGGTGTaaaatgcagacgaaactgcattattctggcgatgcatacctaggaaaacactaacaacagaagactccACAGGACTCagacaatctaaggacagacttaccatcttagggtgctcaaacatttgatatttatTTAATTTGAATATCTAGCAGTCCACGGTATATTTTAGACACATGAgtgatgtataattagtgggttagaggtttTATTGAATTATTATAATGTGACCACAGTTgctttggcaaaatggttaatctggcaaggctttagAACCAAGAGTgcctggaaaattggtggtgtacctgtactgtgTAAGTGTTTCTAATCACGAATTTTCTTCACCCCCCTTCATTTATTACTAGATCACTGAAGGGAGACTATCATAATAAAATGTTTACCATGTAGGACATTATGATAGAATTCATATGACAAAAATGTTTTATCCTAGATGTGATCAATATATTGTACAAGAAAACAAAACTGAAatcattgattatttttttctttgctctACAGTACTTTATGTaatcatggattttttttctgtttcagacTTCCTTGATTCACCTATTTGAAAACATCCCTTCCACATACGATGTCAAGAATATATCCATGAACTCTCCACTTAATAATACTATCAGTTGTTCCTTAAGTAGTCCTGATTCTAGTATAACAAGCCCAACCATACAGGGCACTACTGGAAAGCTGTCAGCCCTTAGTCAGATGTTTGGCCGTAGATCTGGAGGATCCCTATTGCCTGAATCATCACCAATGACCCGGACTGGTACCAAGCGATCTCTCTCCTATAGTTCCTGCTCCAGGAGTAGTCATACTGACAAACGTAAGTTAAGAAATGATTATGATGTTTAGTGTTCTGGTTGAAATGATTCTGTACTGTTAAGGAGAAGTTATTCGATTAGTGGCCTGAAATACTGTATGTTTTATCCACTTTACTTTGGATATTCTTGAAAGTATTAGCAACATAATTTTTTCCTCAATATTTGTCTGCTTTTCAGTATCCTGCAGGCCATTTCCTACCATCTTTGTTTACAAATATCTGTATATTTCTGCCTACAAACACTGCTCTTATCCACATATTCCCTCATTCAGTCATATTTCACCCTTTTCTGTCAATTCAGGCACATTCACCATTATTGTTTCAGTATGCCTCTATCAAATTAGAGCTGTGTCCTTAATTTTTTCATATAATGCCTCTACTTCATACCTCCTTCTCATATCTTCATGTACTTTACTTACATGTGGGTATGAAGAATTCTTCATTTCTCCTTAGTTGCATAATATTTTTAGTTCCTTTAGTAAGCTGTTCCAGACTTACTTTCCAAATATTTGAGATAGTTGGCTATCTCCAACCCTCATTGCCCAACCATAGTATATGGTCTTTATCACTTCTTTCAGACCTTGTTGCTGTGCTTTTATTGAGGTCTTATGAGATTTTCCCCTTCACTTGGTTAACATTGTCTCAGCTGAGaattcctctctcccttctctttctttaTGGCTCCAGTTATTTACACAATTGTGGCTGTTGCTTTTTCATATCTTACTGTGTCCATTCTTCTTACTTGACCTGTAAAGCTTAGAAAATCTGTTGTCTTGACAATTAAATGTAGTATTCCCACATTTTTCCATCATACATCCATTTATAATGATTTCCATATTCCTGTCCATTTGCTACTATTCATTGTTGCACAATATTTTCAGTATTTGTGTTATCATCTCTGCCAAACCAACTCCCCAAGTATTTGAAATAGTTGATTCTCTGTTCTCTTACCATTCATCAGTATCCTACTTTCTGAAGAACTTCTTTCAGACCTAACTACCCTGGTTTTTTTTTAAGGACTATTTAGATTTTCTTCTTGATTGAGTTAATGCTACAGTGAACCTTTGCTGTATTAGACACTGTGTATTTTGGAAATCAGCTTTATTGGACTTCCAAAGTCTGTCTGGATTATTGTTTGATATGTTAGAACTAGTTCAGTATATCCAGTGATGGGCAAAAGTGTACCTATGCTTTGAATCACCTACAACTGGTTTGGTAAGTACAATAATTTCTTTCCATATGAATTATTGTTCGACTGAATTGTTATATTGCAACATTATGTTTATTAATATATTAGACAAATTGATGTCTCATTTCAGTATAAATGCATACAAATAGAAATAAGAGATCTTGAATTCAAACTGGAAACATTTCTGCTGCATCATATAGGAGTTTCTCTAAAGTTATTTCCTTGCTGATATGAAGTCCAACACAATATAGTGTTCATGGAGAAAGAACATGAATAGTGAACAGTGTATGAACAGCATTTTGTAAATAGTATTTACAATAgtagattttttcatacttgatcaccgttttctCGTGGTGATGAGGTCATGCCAGTAAgacattctctagttgtcatgtgcagtgcattgataccacagctccttgtccataaccagaccccacagacctttccataatttccctttgcagcttcacatgccctggttcagtccattgactgcacattgaaccctatataccacattgtttcagttcactttatcccatgcatgcctttcaccctcctgcaagttcaggaccCAATGACTCaacttctttttcactccatccttccatccccaatttggttttcttcttcttatcaccTCCACTTTTTGCACATATATCcccttagtcaacctctcctaacttattttctccatatgtcaaaacaatttcagcgcaccctctttagctctttcATCCAATCATTTCTTATTATTACACCTCTGTCTTACCTTTATATTagttactctatcaaaccacctcacaccatatattatcctcatgCATTTTATGTCCAGtgcatccaccatcctccacatatCGTCATCTATAATGGCCCTTGCCTTGCATCCTTACATTTTTGGTACTACTATACctttagacatacccattttcaccatcCCAGATAATTAcctatattaccacacattcttcattgttcccagaaccttcactctctcgcataccctatgactcactgtgtgacaaaatatgaaaatgaatgctTGCAAAGCATAAGGGTAATTTTTGGTGCTTTTTAACCGTTCTAACTTTTCAGGCAGTGTTCCAAAATATGAGCAAACAGTAAAATGTGCTACTAGGGAAAATGATACTCTCAGTAAGATGTTTTGCGATGTATAAAACAGCTTTCATGTTTTGAAAAGGCCCATTTTCAGAAATGGAGATCACACCATGCTGTTTTGTATACCAACCTGTGTACAAGtcttgaaaagagaaaaatgtaaaaaggtaacagaaaatgggatacTGAGAGTAGCCTACAACTACCGGGATGCTTTG includes:
- the LOC139749424 gene encoding mismatch repair endonuclease PMS2-like — protein: MFTLEGYMSSCAHGQGRSAADRQFYFINSRPCDPARVMKVVNEVYHHYNRHQFPCVVLNIQLKEDDVDINVTPDKRQILVNNEKLLLATIKTSLIHLFENIPSTYDVKNISMNSPLNNTISCSLSSPDSSITSPTIQGTTGKLSALSQMFGRRSGGSLLPESSPMTRTGTKRSLSYSSCSRSSHTDKRKLRNDYDV